A stretch of Gossypium hirsutum isolate 1008001.06 chromosome A06, Gossypium_hirsutum_v2.1, whole genome shotgun sequence DNA encodes these proteins:
- the LOC107941438 gene encoding MLO-like protein 12 isoform X2, with protein MLMGFISFLLTVFKDHIADICISKSVADTWHPCDKNSKAKYPPKETDKCREKGKVAFVSSYGIHQLHIFIFVLAIFHILYCIITYVLGSYKMKTWKTWENETKTVEYQYYNDPERFRFVRDTSFGRRHLNFWSTSTLSICQVCFFRQFYGSVTKVDYLTLRHGFIMAHLPSERETKFDFQKYIERSLEDDFKVVVGISPIIWFIAVLFLLAYTHGWRSYLWLPFIPLIIILMVGTKLQVIITKMGLRIQERGGVVKGTPLVEPGDELFWFGRSSFLLLLIHIVLFTNAFQLAFFVWSTYEFSINSCYHEKVEDIVIRISMG; from the exons ATGCTGATGGGATTTATATCATTCCTACTAACAGTATTTAAAGACCATATAGCTGACATTTGTATATCAAAAAGCGTTGCGGACACGTGGCATCCTTGTGATAAGAATTCCAAGGCTAAATACCCTCCTAAAGAAACTGATAAATGTCGAGAAAAG GGAAAAGTAGCATTTGTGTCGTCATATGGAATCCACCAGCTTCATATATTCATCTTTGTGTTGGcaatctttcatattctgtaTTGCATTATCACCTATGTTTTGGGAAGTTATAAG ATGAAGACGTGGAAGACTTGGGAAAATGAAACCAAGACTGTTGAATATCAATATTACAATg ATCCTGAGAGGTTCAGATTTGTAAGGGACACTTCATTTGGACGTAGACATTTGAACTTTTGGAGTACCTCCACTTTATCtat ttgtcAGGTGTGTTTCTTTAGACAATTTTATGGGTCAGTTACAAAGGTTGATTACTTGACATTGAGACATGGATTTATCATG GCACATTTGCCATCAGAAAGGGAAACAAAATTCGATTTTCAGAAATACATAGAAAGATCATTAGAAGATGATTTTAAAGTTGTAGTTGGAAT CAGTCCAATCATATGGTTTATTGCGGTCTTGTTCCTTCTTGCCTATACACATG GATGGAGATCTTATTTGTGGCTTCCTTTTATCCCCTTAATT ATAATTCTAATGGTTGGAACTAAACTGCAAGTTATCATAACAAAAATGGGGCTAAGGATTCAAGAGAGAGGGGGTGTGGTGAAGGGCACACCACTGGTTGAACCAGGCGATGAACTCTTCTGGTTCGGTCGCTCTAgcttcctcctcctcctcattCACATCGTTCTTTTTACG AATGCATTTCAACTGGCCTTTTTCGTGTGGAGCACG TATGAATTCAGCATAAATTCTTGCTACCATGAGAAAGTTGAAGATATCGTCATCAGAATCTCTATGGGGtga
- the LOC107941438 gene encoding MLO-like protein 6 isoform X1: MDLSCPIIWFIAVLFLLAYTHGWRSYLWLPFIPLIIILMVGTKLQVIITKMGLRIQERGGVVKGTPLVEPGDELFWFGRSSFLLLLIHIVLFTNAFQLAFFVWSTYEFSINSCYHEKVEDIVIRISMGVIIQVLCSYVTLPLYALVNQMGTKMRPTVFNERVADALKNWRDTAKENTKQGKRSENTTPFSSRPGTPTRGMSPVHLLHNYPRKSEESGHTSPAHSDFENDNWDPADTFANSSSHRDIDVPVVSCGGSQLEMREVADMRVLESRASQRVSMSPRIARTQHEIDISPSSFSFAKR; the protein is encoded by the exons ATGGATTTATCATG TCCAATCATATGGTTTATTGCGGTCTTGTTCCTTCTTGCCTATACACATG GATGGAGATCTTATTTGTGGCTTCCTTTTATCCCCTTAATT ATAATTCTAATGGTTGGAACTAAACTGCAAGTTATCATAACAAAAATGGGGCTAAGGATTCAAGAGAGAGGGGGTGTGGTGAAGGGCACACCACTGGTTGAACCAGGCGATGAACTCTTCTGGTTCGGTCGCTCTAgcttcctcctcctcctcattCACATCGTTCTTTTTACG AATGCATTTCAACTGGCCTTTTTCGTGTGGAGCACG TATGAATTCAGCATAAATTCTTGCTACCATGAGAAAGTTGAAGATATCGTCATCAGAATCTCTATGGG GGTCATTATACAGGTTCTTTGCAGTTACGTCACTCTTCCACTCTATGCTTTAGTGAACCAG ATGGGAACAAAGATGAGACCAACAGTCTTCAATGAAAGAGTTGCAGATGCACTTAAAAATTGGCGCGACACAGCGAAGGAAAATACTAAACAGGGCAAGCGTTCCGAGAATACAACGCCATTTTCAAGCAGGCCGGGAACTCCAACACGTGGGATGTCTCCGGTCCATCTTCTGCATAACTATCCCCGAAAAAGTGAGGAAAGTGGTCATACGTCTCCGGCGCATTCAGACTTCGAGAACGACAACTGGGATCCGGCCGATACGTTTGCCAACTCTTCAAGTCACCGAGATATCGATGTTCCTGTAGTCAGTTGTGGTGGATCGCAATTAGAAATGAGGGAAGTTGCAGACATGAGGGTTCTAGAATCTAGAGCTTCACAAAGGGTATCGATGTCACCTAGGATAGCTCGAACACAACACGAGATCGATATTAGTCCGTCGAGTTTTTCCTTTGCGAAAAGATGA
- the LOC121230758 gene encoding uncharacterized protein isoform X1: MQSRLNQKSAQMGRNLTHKFPFWFMHKRKLPLPKVICRESKGKKKKGFPPFYSARASFQSPCADWFFSPTTRPKHRHTWRPTALKNGLFTLIQGRVLVVSAGVYGVERSRSWVCWRRACRLRTHGSYSGGERGCMVVLKMVVG, translated from the exons atgcagTCAAGGCTTAATCAAAAGTCAGCGCAAATGGGGAGGAACCTAACACATAAATTCCCCTTTTGGTTCATGCATAAAAGAAAACTCCCCCTCCCCAAAGTTATCTGTCGTGAGTcaaaagggaagaaaaaaaaaggttttccCCCTTTCTACTCTGCTAGGGCTTCATTCCAATCTCCATGCGCCGATTGGTTCTTCTCCCCCACTACAAGACCGAAACACCGCCACACTTGGAGGCCAACAGCGCTTAAAAATGGGCTTTTCACCCTGATTCAAGGCCGTGTTCTG GTTGTTAGTGCAGGTGTGTATGGCGTGGAGAGAAGCCGTTCGTGGGTGTGCTGGCGTAGAGCATGTAGGCTACGCACGCATGGAAGCTACAGTGGTGGAGAACGTGGGTGCATGGTGGTGCTGAAGATGGTTGTAGGCTAG
- the LOC121230758 gene encoding uncharacterized protein isoform X2: MQSRLNQKSAQMGRNLTHKFPFWFMHKRKLPLPKVICRESKGKKKKGFPPFYSARASFQSPCADWFFSPTTRPKHRHTWRPTALKNGLFTLIQGRVLVCMAWREAVRGCAGVEHVGYARMEATVVENVGAWWC; encoded by the exons atgcagTCAAGGCTTAATCAAAAGTCAGCGCAAATGGGGAGGAACCTAACACATAAATTCCCCTTTTGGTTCATGCATAAAAGAAAACTCCCCCTCCCCAAAGTTATCTGTCGTGAGTcaaaagggaagaaaaaaaaaggttttccCCCTTTCTACTCTGCTAGGGCTTCATTCCAATCTCCATGCGCCGATTGGTTCTTCTCCCCCACTACAAGACCGAAACACCGCCACACTTGGAGGCCAACAGCGCTTAAAAATGGGCTTTTCACCCTGATTCAAGGCCGTGTTCTG GTGTGTATGGCGTGGAGAGAAGCCGTTCGTGGGTGTGCTGGCGTAGAGCATGTAGGCTACGCACGCATGGAAGCTACAGTGGTGGAGAACGTGGGTGCATGGTGGTGCTGA